In a single window of the Aquarana catesbeiana isolate 2022-GZ linkage group LG13, ASM4218655v1, whole genome shotgun sequence genome:
- the LOC141117659 gene encoding uncharacterized protein, which yields MPIVLTKVGSKLGPILLRNGSLYCNKIRGVWPDIRLCLVLCLTEKMDGFNDHNFLPLFIDKYRELPCLWQVRHPHYNHKQKRQTALEKLLELVKPVVPTATIPYLKAKIGGLRSTYLRERKKVTDSQKSGAAADDVYVPRLWYYERLRFLSDHTEVRESLSTLPSTLPSTPAEASDVQPGPSSQEEVEEPSWSQEDLSQEEVVECGSQEEAGISGSQEEAGLSVSQEKPGTSRSLTESQVPPLRLPYKRARKATPSPVQDSAYRLIQEASASLRAFPSPKEAFACMAATKLQGMQEGQRKISEDLIYKVLRKG from the exons atgccgatcgtgctaacgaaggtaggatctaaacttgggcctatactgcttcgaaatggaagcctatattgtaacaagattaggggagtttggcctgacattaggctttgtcttgtgttgtgtcttacagagaaaatggatgggttcaacgaccacaatttcctgcccctgttcatagacaagtacagggagctgccctgtctgtggcaagtgagacacccccactataatcacaaacagaagaggcagacagcactggagaaactgctggagttggtgaagccggtggtccccacagcaaccatcccttatttgaaagctaaaattggtggcctgaggagcacttatcttagggagcgcaagaaggtcacagattcccagaagtccggagctgcagcagatgacgtttatgtccccaggctgtggtactatgagagactgcgatttctgtcagaccacactgaagtcagggaatccctctctactcttccttccacgcttccttccaccccagctgaggcttccgatgtccaacctgggccttccagccaggaagaagtggaggagcccagctggagtcag gaagacctcagccaggaggaggttgtggaatgtggcagtcaggaggaggcggggattagtggcagccaggaggaggcggggctaagtgtcagccaagagaagccagggacaagtcgcagcctgactgagtctcaggtccctcccctccgcctgccatataaacgagccaggaaggccactccgagtcccgtgcaggattcagcgtacaggctgatccaggaggcttcggcgtccctccgagccttccccagtcctaaagaggcctttgcctgcatggctgccacaaaattgcagggcatgcaggagggtcaacgcaagatctctgaggacctgatttataaagtccttcgtaaggggtag